A window of Sorex araneus isolate mSorAra2 chromosome 3, mSorAra2.pri, whole genome shotgun sequence genomic DNA:
CCTAGCCTGgtgacagagataaataaatatccAGTGAAGGGTGGTGCTCTGTCCTATTCTTATCCCCCTATTGTTGCTGCTTCCCTTTTGAACCCAGTGGATATTGCTTAAAAGGTCATGgctatttctcttttctctttcctgaaaTGAGTGGGCCAGATCTATGCTCACAGGCCTGGAGCTctgaccccaccaccacctccagagAAAGAGATTCCCAAAGCATGCACGTGGACCCCACTGGGCATCTGAAAGCCCTGGAACTTGGTCAGACAGTGTCATAGATGTTCACTGGAAAGAGAAGAGTGTTCTTGTAGGTTCAATTagaaaattttagttaccagcaagaataagaaggaagatgaaaaggaagaaggagaggaagtggaaggaggaggacaaggaggaggagaaggaggagaagaggaagaggaggaagaggagaaggaagaggcccTAAATTGTTATTGATCCAAACCTTTGCCAGGTAGATAATAGGATGAGTACCTCAGTGGTGAGACTCTTGAAGTTTCTGGGCCACTCAGCAGAGTAGTTACTAAGTAAGTTTCACCCCACATGCTCCACTGGTAAGGCTGACAAGCTACATAACCTCAGTTTCTCTTGTGTAAAAGTGGGGCAACAGCACCTGCCTCACTGAGTCATTTGACTGAGACAAGCCTTAGCACCCTGCCTGGCTCCGTGCATGGTTTCCTGGTATCTGAACCAAGACCAGAAGTTACTTTTACTCTTGCCTGAACTTTAGATTTCTGCGTTTTCCAAATATGCAAGCCTTTCTAAGCGCAGGGCTGAGGGGTAGTGCAGGAGATACCAGACTGCGATCAGAATGACACAGAAAGACGATAGGAGAAAAGGGTGTTCTCAGAGGTAGAAGCTTTATTGTCACGTCTTCACAGGACAATGGAATCAGTAGGCATTGATTGAGCTCCACTGCGTGCAAGCCCTTGCACACAGCAGGGTCCTTCCGAAGCTCTCAGGCATCCAGAGAGGAAAATCACGCTGGCAGAGGgcgaggggtggggcagggggttccGAACATCCAGGAGCAGTGGGCTAGCTCCCGGGAAGAGAGCACGGGAGTACGAGCTGAGACCGGGCGAGGGGACGCAGGCCAGGCGGGTCTTCGCTCAGCAGCCGCCGCAGCAGCCGGTGCTCTGGGACGAGCAGCTCTGGGACCTCTGGCCGCCCCCGCAGCAGCCGCAGCCGCTGCCGCGCTGCCGGCGACGCCTCCTGGGGAAGCAGCAGCAGCCCGTGGAGCTGGAGCCGCCGCAGCAGCCCGAGCTGGAGCCGCAGCAGCCACGGCCGCAGCAGGACGACGAGGACGAGGGCGCAGGCGCAGGCGTCGGGGCGGGGCACGGAGCCGAGCCCTGCGAAGACCCCTTGGAAAAGCCCTTGGCGGAAGCCATGCTCTGCTGGGAGGACATCCCGATGAGCTGCAAGAAACATGCCGTCATCACCCGCACACCACTTCTTCCCGGCCACGACAGTCAGAGAGTCTTGGTTTGGCTCTAAGCCAGCGAACCTGACTTGGTGCCAGGGAAGGAACAGAAGACACCACCCGAGAAGGAAGCAATAAGAGCAGACCCCAACTGTTTCCAGAGGGCCAGACATGCAGAGATAAGATAACCTAGGCAAAGACTCAGTGGTGTTCCAATGTTGGAATAAGAACCACCGGGGTCCTTACAGAGGGGTGGGAGTTCGGCTGAGATACTGTCTCTGGTCTAGTACAAAACCTCTGAGCTCTTTCGCCCTCCCACGCTGGATGGTGGCCAAGACCTTCAGATGATGTTGGCAGAGTCAGTAGCTCTGTGTAAACACCCCATCAGTTAGAAGTTACCCCAATCACAATGCATTTCTGCTGGGGCCCCTAGAAGCTACCCCATCCACCACTCATCACTCTCCCGGTCTCTGCTTATAGCTCTGCACAGCATAGGGTGGAAAGAGTGCAGAAAAAGAGCAGATATGTAACCCATGAGTCCAGAGACCTGGTTCCAATCCCACTCCAATCTTTCTTATAAACTTGCCCTTCAACCTTGcaaatctctcctctctctctctctctctctctctctctctctctctctctctctctctctctctctctctctctctctctctctctctctcctctctctctctctctctctctctctctctcacacacacacacacacacacaccccaggctgGCCTCCATGTCTTCACTGTAACAGCTCGTGCTCATGTTGGCTCACTTCTCAAGGGTAAGGGTCTTCCCAAGGCTCTTTGCCAGTTCTGCTGCCTTCTACTTCCTCTGCTTTTAACTCTTCCCAACCTTCCCACAAGGCCTTGCTGGGACACTTACCAGATTCTGGTGCACTAGAAGATCCACTCAAGTTCCCACCTGGACCAGATAGCTTCCAAGGCGTGTACTGAGTAGTGTACAGCCAGGGAACCTTTTATACAAGGGCATCCAGGAGGCACTGGCACTTGGGAGGGGCTTGTTTCTCAACTGACAAACTCAGCTGACACTCAGCATCCCAGAGCCATTCATCACCCAGGTAGCACCGTAGGTGGTGCACGTGGGTATTCAAGTCACTTCACAGAGGTGCCAGCATTGCTGTGGCATGTTTACTTTTCCAAACAGGACACTGTTCATAGCTGGGAGGTCTATGTGTGTTCTAAGAGTAGATATGACGTGAAGACAGAccctttgtctttctttgtccttttctataatgtatatgcatgtgcacacacacacacacatacatgaacacacacaaccACCATCACCAAATTACATCACCATGGCCATTGTTCCTACAGTCATTCCTCTCTTTATACATTTGATAGCTGAAAGAtcatttccttcttattttgaTTAGTATTTCTCCAGTTTTGGTCTTTAGGTTCTGGAGGGAAGATCACAGTTATGTAAAAGTCTGCTGGATTTCACACAGATGCTTCCTGGTGAGACTGGGTGAAGATGACAGTAAGCATACACCTATGGAAAGAATCCCAGTGACAATTCCTCTCCATCACTGGAGACAGGAAGAAAAATCTCAGCAAAATTATGGAACCATAATTTTGAAAATCTGTGAAAGTAGTTAGGTTAGTCTATCATAACGTAACCCCAAAACTGAGTGTTGGACATTGGCCCAATTTCAAAGTTGCAGGTCTGCCTGCTTCTTATACTAACCCAATCTCCCTTCAAATCTAGGGATTCTctagggccaaaaaaaaaagagaaaagaggagtaGAGTGGAAggatgaaggaaaaagaaagagagagagagagaaagaaagaaagaaagaaagaaagagagagagaaagaaagaaagaaagaaagaaagaaagaaagaaagaaagaaagaaagaaagaaagaaagaaagaaagaaagaaagaaagaaaggaaggagagagaaagaaagaaagaaagaaagaaagaaagaaagaaagaaagaaagaaagaaagaaagaaagaaagaaagaaagaaagaaagaaagaaagaaagaaagaaaggaaggaagaaagggagaaagaaagaaagaaagaaagaaagaaagaaagaaagaaagaaagaaagaaagaaagaaagaaagaaagaaagaaagaaagaaagaaagaaagagggtaggtagaaaggaaggaaggagggatggaagggagggagagaaaaatcataaaatcaacAGAACAAATTAAGTGGTATTTTTCAAAAGtgacttttaaataaaagagtgtaaatgttaaaaataaataaataaataaatgtgtttttttccttttggaaaaaaagtGACTTTTAAGCATTGGAAAAGACTTTGAAGGTCAACTCAATTCAAAGCATCTTAATCcaattaacagccatgatccagagactcacaaatgaatctcggaagagagcagctCTCTACAGGCATATCTCTGGATCCCaagtatttgaaattttagaatgctcatgctattcataacaagcaatagaaaatagaaaatctagtatctgcctgtggggcaggcttgaatggtagtgggaaaattcaaaataatggtggtgggaaggtgtcatggtggtgggattggtgttgaaatattgaatgtaatcaattactgtgaacagttttatgaaaaataaaat
This region includes:
- the CRCT1 gene encoding cysteine-rich C-terminal protein 1; amino-acid sequence: MSSQQSMASAKGFSKGSSQGSAPCPAPTPAPAPSSSSSCCGRGCCGSSSGCCGGSSSTGCCCFPRRRRRQRGSGCGCCGGGQRSQSCSSQSTGCCGGC